The proteins below are encoded in one region of Streptomyces roseirectus:
- a CDS encoding type I polyketide synthase, translating to MADEEKLVAYLKRVTTELHQTRQKLQDVEQAQHEPVAVVGMACRFPGGIATPDDLWRFVTSDGDAISEFPADRGWDVEALYDADPELAGKTYTRHGGFLHDVGGFDADFFGISPREALAMDPQQRLLLETSWEALERAGIDPASLRGSRTGVFAGAIAQEYGPRLHEAQDGAEAHLFTGTTMSVVSGRVAYTLGLEGPAVTVDTACSSSLVALHMAVQSIQRGESTLALAGGVTVVSTPGMFLSFSRQRGLAPDGRCKAFSADADGFGPAEGVGMLVLERLSDARRNGHPVLAVIRGSAVNQDGASNGLTAPNGPSQVRVIRAALANARLSARQVDVVEAHGTGTTLGDPIEAQAVMDTYGQDRPAERPLLLGSLKSNIGHAQAAAGVGGVIKMVLALQHGVLPRTLHVTEPSTHVDWSAGTVSLLTEQLDWPQTGEPRRAGVSSFGISGTNAHVVLEQAPEVEAAPEPGVSSGVLPWVLSARGEAALRDQAARLLSRLDDEPGLNPVDVGFSLATGRAAFEHRAVLMAADTAGFRKGLAGLVRCATETGVVQGVAGSDDRVVFVFPGQGSQWVGMAVELLASSPVFAESMRACAEALKPHVDWSLLDVLDDQAALERVDVVQPVLFSVMVSLAALWRSYGVEPAAVIGHSQGEIAAAAVAGALSLEDAARVVALRSKALLALSGRGGMVSVSLPVDAVEERLARWDGRVSIAAVNGPGSIVVSGDVDALDELLAQAETDGFRARRIPVDYASHSAHVEEIEGELLSVLEGITPRPSEVPFYSTVTVERIDTSVMDAGYWYRNLRQTVRFEETVRLLAEQGIGVFVEVSPHPVLALAVQETAERVAAVGSLRRGEGSLGRFLESLAEAYVRGIGVEWASMFPGGRPVELPTYAFQRRRYWLESARSTAAQDPLDARFWDAVERADVAELTATLGVADTAPMTEVVPALSDWRRSRHQSAAEASWWYRVVWRPAAEPAGAALTGTWLLLVPAALADDELTTALSAALTGHGADVVLLPVGDDLAERLRGVLADGAPAGVLSLLSGDDRLWPHVLTAQALGEAQIDAPLWCVTQDAVATGRSDLLTNADQAQVWGLGRVFGLEHPQRWGGLIDLPGAVDGRALDRLAGVLARRGGEDQFAVRESGVFVRRLEHAAGSPGVRSWQPRGTVLVTGGTGALGAEAARWLVANGADHLLLVGRRGPDAPGAAELAAELGDKVTITACDVADRDALAALIDAVPAERPLTAVVHAAGVLDDGLLTSLTPERVDAVLRPKVAAARALHELTAGLELDAFVLCSSVTGVWGNGGQAAYGAANAYLDALAQQRRAAGLPATSIALGLLAGGGLAQGTGEQHQRRLGLRPMAPDAVVSAMARAVRRDEAALLLADVDWATFVPAMGAVRPLALVEELPEARTLPTVEKVELRDWLGGLSEAEQRRLLLDLVRSQVAAVLGRDPAQGIDASRAFRELGFDSLTGVDFRNRLGAATGLTLPATLVFDHPTPRELVEFLRGETLGLVQGAEDAVVARGVTDDPIAIVGMACRFPGGVSSPEDLWRLVSEETDTVSTFPADRGWDLGGLYHPDPEHPGTTYTREGAFLDGAELFDPEFFGISPREALAMDPQQRLLLETAWEAFERAGIDPGSVRGRQVGVFAGTNGQDYPDLLADTPEGADGYLLTGNAGSVMSGRISYVLGLEGPAMTVDTACSSSLVALHLAAQALRQGECELALAGGVTVMSTPGAFLKFSRQRGLAVDGRCKAFSDAADGTGWGEGVGMLLVERLSDARRNGHPVLAVVRGSAVNQDGASNGLSAPSGPAQQRVIRAALGNAGLGPADVDAVEAHGTGTRLGDPIEAQALLATYGQDRAAERPLLLGSLKSNIGHTQAAAGVSGVIKMVEALRRGVLPKTLHVDEPSSHVDWAAGAVSLLTERVEWPEVGRARRAAVSSFGVSGTNAHVILEQAPVVEEAPAAEVGGVVPWVLSGKTEGALRAQAARLLAFVDATPGVNSVDVGFSLAAGRAGFEHRAAVVGGDAVSRRAGLVALAEGRSVAHVVSGRVVGEGRVAFLFSGQGAQRVGMGRELYGVYPVFAAAFDEVCGRFDSELGRPLKDVVFGEGELLGQTAYTQPALFAVEVALFRLVESWGLAPDFVAGHSIGELAAAHVAGVLSLGDACVLVAARGRLMQELPGGGVMVAVQASEDEVAPLLVEGVSIAAVNGPSSVVVAGDEDKVLELVAGFAQVGRKTKRLAVSHAFHSSHMDGMLNAFREVAAGLTYEPPRIPIVSTLTGAEVTPDADYWVRHVREAVRFLDGVRALEAKGVTTFVELGPDGALSALAQECWTGNGLAAVPVLRKDRDEVQSLVTALGSVHTRGVTVDWSAFFAGARRVDLPTYAFQRERYWPEVRVSADAARRATAESWRYQVTWKATAGVTGATLSGRWLVVLPEGEGEFGASVVRALGERGAKTVVVELGAGDRAVLVERLRGAAAGEGEPVVGVVSLVGADGAPLPVVSLVQALGDAGVVAPLWCLTRGAVSTGAGDRLGSPAQAQVWGLGRVAALEHADRWGGLVDLPDVVDARVGELLVGVLQGTGEDQVAVRGSGVYLRRVERGAVDGTSFPEWRPRGTVLVTGGTGALGAHVARWLAGNGAEHLVLTSRQGRDADGAAELEAELLAGGAKVTVAACDVADRDALAELLRQLADEGAPVRAVVHTAGVPHSGVPLTELTSDELDAVVSAKVGGAANLHALLGGEPLDAFVLFSSIAAVWGSGGQAAYAAANAYLDALAQQRRADGLVATSVAWGPWAGGGMAAAGDIEAQLRRRGLPAMAPDVAITALGEALRRRDEVVAVADVDWELFLPGFTVARASSLFAELPEAAPVVAELDSGEPEVVRRLRELPASEHPRLLLELVREEAANVLGHARSGAVEADRAFKELGFDSLTAVELRNRLFAATGLKLPATLVFDHATPVALAEHLRAELGAVDDAGAPGLAELDRLEAALNTVADDDTARAEITDRLRTLLAKWDVPVETDEVGQRIKSASDEEIFDFLGEEFGIS from the coding sequence ATGGCCGACGAAGAGAAGCTCGTCGCGTACCTCAAGCGGGTCACCACCGAGCTCCACCAGACCCGGCAGAAGCTCCAGGACGTCGAGCAGGCGCAGCACGAACCCGTCGCCGTCGTCGGCATGGCCTGCCGCTTCCCCGGCGGTATCGCCACCCCCGACGACCTGTGGCGGTTCGTGACGTCCGACGGCGACGCGATCTCCGAGTTCCCCGCCGACCGGGGCTGGGACGTCGAAGCGCTCTACGACGCCGACCCGGAACTCGCCGGGAAGACCTACACGCGCCACGGCGGCTTCCTCCACGACGTCGGCGGGTTCGACGCGGACTTCTTCGGGATCTCCCCGCGCGAGGCGCTGGCCATGGACCCGCAGCAGCGGCTCCTGCTGGAGACCTCCTGGGAGGCGCTGGAGCGGGCTGGGATCGACCCCGCCTCCCTGCGCGGCAGCCGCACCGGTGTGTTCGCCGGCGCGATCGCCCAGGAGTACGGTCCCCGGCTCCACGAGGCCCAGGACGGCGCCGAAGCCCACCTCTTCACCGGCACGACCATGAGCGTGGTGTCCGGGCGCGTCGCCTACACGCTGGGCCTGGAAGGGCCCGCCGTCACCGTCGACACCGCCTGCTCCTCCTCCCTGGTCGCCCTGCACATGGCCGTCCAGTCGATCCAGCGCGGCGAGTCCACGCTGGCGCTCGCCGGCGGCGTCACCGTGGTGTCCACGCCCGGCATGTTCCTCTCGTTCAGCCGCCAGCGCGGGCTCGCCCCCGACGGCCGCTGCAAGGCGTTCTCCGCCGACGCCGACGGCTTCGGGCCCGCCGAGGGCGTGGGCATGCTGGTGCTGGAGCGGCTGTCGGACGCTCGGCGCAACGGCCACCCCGTGCTGGCCGTGATACGCGGCTCCGCCGTGAATCAGGACGGCGCCTCCAACGGGCTGACCGCGCCCAACGGGCCCTCGCAGGTGCGGGTCATCCGCGCGGCGCTCGCCAACGCGCGGCTCTCCGCCCGACAGGTCGACGTCGTCGAGGCGCACGGCACCGGCACCACCCTCGGTGACCCGATCGAGGCGCAGGCCGTCATGGACACCTACGGGCAGGACCGGCCCGCCGAACGGCCGTTGCTGCTCGGGTCGTTGAAGTCGAACATCGGGCACGCCCAGGCCGCCGCCGGTGTCGGTGGCGTGATCAAGATGGTGCTGGCGCTCCAGCACGGTGTGCTGCCCAGGACGCTGCACGTCACCGAGCCCTCGACCCACGTCGACTGGTCGGCCGGCACCGTCTCCCTGCTGACCGAACAGCTCGACTGGCCGCAGACCGGGGAGCCCCGGCGGGCCGGTGTCTCCTCGTTCGGGATCAGCGGGACCAACGCGCACGTCGTTCTGGAGCAGGCGCCCGAGGTCGAGGCGGCGCCTGAGCCCGGTGTGTCCTCCGGTGTTCTGCCCTGGGTGCTGTCCGCGCGCGGTGAGGCGGCACTGCGTGACCAGGCCGCCCGTCTGCTGTCCCGCCTGGACGACGAACCCGGGCTGAACCCGGTCGACGTCGGTTTCTCCCTCGCCACCGGTAGGGCCGCCTTCGAACACCGCGCGGTGTTGATGGCCGCCGACACGGCCGGCTTCCGGAAGGGGCTGGCCGGGCTTGTCCGGTGCGCGACGGAGACCGGTGTGGTGCAGGGCGTCGCGGGGTCTGACGACCGGGTGGTGTTCGTGTTTCCGGGGCAGGGGTCGCAGTGGGTGGGGATGGCGGTGGAGCTGTTGGCTTCGTCGCCGGTGTTCGCTGAGTCGATGCGGGCTTGTGCGGAGGCGCTAAAGCCGCACGTGGACTGGTCGTTGCTGGATGTGTTGGACGATCAGGCCGCGTTGGAGCGGGTTGATGTGGTTCAGCCGGTGCTGTTCTCGGTGATGGTGTCGCTGGCGGCGTTGTGGCGCTCGTACGGTGTGGAGCCTGCTGCGGTCATCGGGCATTCGCAGGGTGAGATCGCGGCGGCTGCGGTGGCTGGTGCGCTCTCGCTGGAAGATGCCGCGCGGGTGGTGGCGTTGCGGAGCAAGGCCCTGCTGGCTCTGTCCGGTCGGGGCGGGATGGTCTCCGTCTCGCTTCCGGTGGATGCGGTGGAGGAGCGGCTGGCCCGCTGGGACGGTCGTGTCTCGATCGCCGCCGTGAACGGGCCCGGCTCGATCGTCGTCTCCGGTGACGTCGACGCGCTTGACGAGTTGCTGGCTCAGGCCGAGACGGATGGCTTCCGCGCGCGTCGCATTCCGGTGGACTACGCCTCGCACTCCGCGCATGTGGAGGAGATCGAGGGCGAGTTGCTGTCCGTCCTTGAGGGCATCACCCCCCGTCCCTCGGAGGTGCCGTTCTACTCGACCGTCACCGTCGAGCGGATCGACACGAGCGTCATGGACGCCGGGTACTGGTACCGCAACCTGCGCCAGACCGTCCGCTTCGAGGAGACCGTGCGGCTGCTGGCCGAGCAGGGCATCGGGGTGTTCGTCGAGGTCAGTCCGCATCCCGTGCTCGCTCTGGCCGTGCAGGAGACCGCTGAGCGGGTCGCGGCCGTCGGGTCGCTGCGCCGGGGTGAGGGGAGTCTCGGACGGTTCCTGGAGTCGCTGGCCGAGGCGTATGTGCGGGGGATCGGCGTCGAGTGGGCGTCGATGTTCCCCGGCGGGCGGCCGGTGGAGTTGCCGACGTATGCCTTCCAGCGGCGTCGCTACTGGCTGGAGAGCGCGCGGTCGACGGCCGCGCAGGACCCGTTGGACGCCCGGTTCTGGGACGCCGTGGAGCGCGCGGACGTGGCGGAGCTGACCGCCACTCTCGGTGTCGCGGACACGGCGCCGATGACCGAGGTCGTACCGGCGCTGTCGGACTGGCGCCGCAGCCGCCACCAGTCGGCCGCCGAGGCGTCCTGGTGGTACCGGGTGGTGTGGCGCCCGGCCGCCGAGCCCGCCGGGGCGGCGTTGACCGGGACCTGGCTGCTGCTCGTCCCGGCCGCTCTCGCCGACGACGAACTGACCACCGCCCTCAGCGCGGCGCTGACCGGTCACGGTGCCGACGTCGTGTTGCTGCCCGTGGGCGACGACCTCGCCGAGCGCCTTCGTGGCGTGCTGGCGGACGGGGCACCGGCCGGTGTGCTCTCCCTGCTGTCCGGCGACGACCGGCTGTGGCCGCACGTGCTGACCGCCCAGGCCCTGGGCGAGGCCCAGATCGACGCGCCGCTGTGGTGCGTCACGCAGGACGCGGTCGCCACCGGGCGGTCCGACCTGCTGACCAACGCGGACCAGGCTCAGGTCTGGGGGCTCGGCCGCGTCTTCGGCCTGGAGCACCCGCAGCGCTGGGGCGGTCTGATCGACCTGCCGGGGGCTGTTGACGGCCGGGCGCTGGACCGGCTCGCCGGTGTCCTTGCCCGGCGTGGCGGCGAGGACCAGTTCGCGGTGCGCGAGAGCGGGGTGTTCGTCCGCCGGCTGGAACACGCCGCCGGATCCCCCGGCGTCCGGTCCTGGCAGCCGCGCGGCACCGTGCTGGTCACCGGTGGCACCGGTGCGCTCGGTGCGGAGGCCGCGCGCTGGCTGGTCGCCAACGGCGCCGATCACCTGCTGCTGGTCGGCCGTCGGGGGCCCGACGCGCCCGGAGCCGCCGAACTCGCCGCCGAACTGGGCGACAAGGTGACCATCACCGCCTGCGACGTCGCCGACCGCGACGCGCTCGCGGCGCTCATCGACGCCGTCCCCGCTGAGCGCCCGCTGACCGCGGTGGTCCACGCCGCCGGTGTGCTGGACGATGGGCTGCTCACCTCGCTCACCCCCGAGCGGGTCGACGCCGTGCTGCGCCCCAAGGTGGCCGCCGCGCGCGCCCTGCATGAGCTGACCGCGGGCCTCGAACTCGACGCCTTCGTGCTGTGCTCCTCGGTCACCGGCGTGTGGGGCAACGGTGGCCAGGCGGCCTACGGAGCCGCCAACGCGTACCTGGACGCGCTGGCCCAGCAGCGCCGTGCGGCGGGGTTGCCCGCCACGTCGATCGCCCTCGGTCTGCTCGCCGGTGGCGGGCTCGCGCAGGGCACCGGCGAGCAGCATCAACGCCGTCTCGGGCTGCGTCCGATGGCGCCGGACGCGGTCGTGTCCGCGATGGCGCGGGCGGTGCGGCGCGATGAGGCGGCGCTGCTGCTCGCCGATGTCGACTGGGCGACCTTCGTGCCGGCGATGGGGGCGGTTCGGCCGTTGGCCCTCGTCGAGGAGCTGCCGGAGGCGCGGACTCTGCCGACCGTGGAGAAGGTGGAGCTGCGGGACTGGCTCGGTGGGCTGTCGGAGGCTGAGCAGCGGCGGTTGTTGCTGGATCTTGTGCGGTCGCAGGTGGCGGCTGTGCTGGGGCGGGATCCGGCTCAGGGGATCGATGCGTCGCGGGCCTTCCGGGAGTTGGGCTTCGACTCGTTGACCGGGGTCGACTTCCGTAATCGGCTCGGGGCGGCTACGGGGCTCACGTTGCCTGCCACGCTGGTGTTCGACCACCCCACGCCTCGGGAACTCGTGGAGTTCCTGCGGGGGGAGACGCTTGGGCTCGTTCAGGGGGCGGAGGACGCCGTCGTCGCCCGGGGCGTCACCGACGATCCCATTGCCATCGTCGGGATGGCCTGTCGGTTCCCCGGTGGGGTTTCCTCGCCGGAGGATCTGTGGCGGCTGGTGTCCGAGGAGACGGACACGGTGAGTACGTTTCCCGCTGATCGGGGGTGGGATCTGGGCGGGCTGTATCACCCCGATCCCGAGCATCCCGGGACCACCTACACCCGTGAGGGTGCCTTTCTCGACGGTGCTGAGCTGTTCGATCCGGAGTTCTTCGGGATCTCGCCGCGGGAGGCTCTGGCGATGGATCCGCAGCAGCGGTTGCTGCTGGAGACCGCTTGGGAGGCGTTCGAGCGGGCCGGGATCGATCCGGGGTCGGTGCGGGGGCGTCAGGTCGGGGTGTTTGCCGGGACCAACGGGCAGGACTATCCCGATCTGCTGGCCGATACGCCGGAAGGCGCTGACGGGTATCTGCTGACCGGTAACGCGGGCAGCGTCATGTCTGGGCGGATCTCTTACGTTCTCGGGCTCGAAGGGCCCGCTATGACGGTGGACACCGCGTGTTCCTCGTCGCTGGTCGCGTTGCACCTTGCTGCGCAGGCTCTGCGGCAGGGGGAGTGTGAGCTGGCGCTCGCCGGCGGGGTGACCGTCATGTCCACCCCGGGGGCGTTTCTCAAGTTCAGTCGGCAGCGGGGGCTTGCTGTTGATGGGCGGTGCAAGGCGTTCTCCGATGCGGCGGATGGGACCGGGTGGGGTGAAGGGGTGGGGATGCTGCTCGTTGAGCGGCTTTCCGATGCTCGGCGGAATGGGCATCCGGTACTGGCCGTGGTTCGGGGGTCTGCTGTCAATCAGGACGGGGCTTCCAATGGGCTGTCCGCGCCCAGTGGGCCGGCTCAGCAGCGGGTGATTCGGGCGGCGTTGGGGAATGCGGGGCTTGGTCCGGCTGATGTGGATGCCGTTGAGGCGCATGGGACCGGGACCAGGCTTGGGGATCCGATCGAGGCGCAGGCATTGTTGGCGACGTATGGGCAGGATCGGGCTGCTGAACGGCCTTTGCTGCTTGGGTCGTTGAAGTCCAACATCGGGCATACGCAGGCTGCGGCCGGGGTTTCCGGTGTGATCAAGATGGTTGAGGCTCTGCGGCGAGGGGTGTTGCCGAAGACGCTGCATGTGGATGAGCCGTCGTCGCATGTGGATTGGGCTGCTGGGGCGGTGTCGCTGCTTACCGAGCGGGTTGAGTGGCCGGAGGTGGGGCGGGCTCGGCGGGCGGCTGTGTCGTCGTTCGGGGTGAGTGGGACCAACGCGCATGTGATTTTGGAGCAGGCGCCGGTGGTTGAGGAGGCTCCCGCTGCTGAGGTGGGGGGTGTTGTGCCGTGGGTGTTGTCCGGGAAGACCGAGGGGGCGTTGCGGGCGCAGGCCGCTCGTCTGTTGGCGTTCGTTGATGCGACGCCTGGTGTGAACTCGGTTGATGTGGGGTTTTCGCTGGCTGCTGGTCGGGCTGGTTTTGAGCATCGGGCGGCGGTGGTGGGGGGTGATGCCGTCAGCCGTCGTGCGGGTTTGGTGGCGCTGGCGGAGGGGCGGTCGGTTGCGCATGTGGTGAGTGGGCGGGTTGTTGGTGAGGGGCGGGTGGCGTTTCTGTTCAGTGGGCAGGGGGCGCAGCGGGTGGGGATGGGGCGGGAGTTGTATGGCGTCTATCCCGTGTTCGCGGCGGCCTTTGATGAGGTGTGTGGGCGCTTCGACTCCGAGCTTGGGCGTCCGCTGAAGGACGTGGTGTTCGGGGAAGGTGAGCTTCTGGGGCAGACCGCTTATACCCAGCCGGCGTTGTTCGCGGTTGAGGTGGCGTTGTTCCGGCTGGTGGAGTCGTGGGGGCTCGCGCCTGATTTTGTGGCGGGGCATTCGATCGGTGAGTTGGCGGCTGCGCATGTGGCGGGGGTGTTGTCGCTGGGGGATGCGTGTGTGCTGGTGGCTGCCCGGGGGCGGTTGATGCAGGAGCTGCCGGGTGGCGGGGTGATGGTGGCGGTGCAGGCGTCCGAGGACGAGGTGGCGCCGCTGCTGGTGGAGGGCGTGAGCATCGCCGCCGTGAACGGGCCGTCGTCGGTGGTGGTGGCTGGTGACGAGGACAAGGTCCTGGAGCTGGTGGCCGGGTTCGCTCAGGTGGGGCGTAAGACCAAGCGGCTCGCGGTCAGTCATGCGTTCCATTCCTCGCACATGGATGGAATGCTCAATGCTTTTCGTGAGGTGGCTGCGGGGCTGACCTACGAGCCTCCGCGCATCCCGATCGTGTCCACGCTCACCGGGGCCGAGGTGACGCCGGATGCCGACTACTGGGTCCGCCACGTCCGCGAGGCCGTCCGGTTCCTGGACGGCGTCCGGGCACTGGAGGCGAAGGGCGTCACGACGTTCGTCGAGCTGGGGCCGGATGGTGCGTTGAGCGCCCTCGCGCAGGAGTGCTGGACCGGCAACGGCCTGGCGGCTGTGCCGGTGTTGCGTAAGGACCGTGACGAGGTGCAGTCCCTGGTGACCGCCCTTGGTTCGGTTCATACGCGGGGCGTGACGGTCGACTGGTCCGCGTTCTTCGCCGGTGCCCGTCGCGTGGATCTGCCCACCTACGCCTTCCAGCGTGAGCGGTACTGGCCCGAGGTTCGGGTGAGTGCTGACGCGGCTCGGAGGGCCACTGCGGAGTCCTGGCGGTACCAGGTCACGTGGAAGGCCACTGCCGGGGTGACGGGCGCGACGTTGTCCGGGCGCTGGCTGGTGGTGTTGCCGGAGGGGGAAGGGGAGTTCGGGGCTTCGGTGGTGCGTGCCTTGGGCGAGCGGGGTGCCAAGACCGTCGTTGTCGAGCTGGGTGCGGGGGACCGTGCGGTGCTCGTGGAGCGGTTGAGGGGCGCGGCCGCCGGTGAGGGGGAGCCGGTCGTCGGGGTGGTGTCGTTGGTGGGGGCGGACGGGGCTCCTCTGCCGGTGGTGTCGCTGGTGCAGGCGCTTGGTGATGCCGGGGTGGTCGCGCCGTTGTGGTGTCTGACTCGGGGGGCGGTGTCCACCGGGGCCGGGGATCGGCTGGGTAGTCCGGCGCAGGCGCAGGTGTGGGGGCTCGGGCGGGTGGCCGCGCTGGAGCATGCCGATCGGTGGGGTGGTCTGGTCGATCTGCCGGATGTGGTGGACGCGCGGGTGGGCGAGCTGCTGGTGGGTGTGCTTCAGGGCACCGGTGAGGACCAGGTGGCGGTGCGGGGCTCCGGTGTGTATCTGCGCCGGGTGGAGCGTGGGGCGGTCGACGGGACGTCGTTCCCGGAGTGGCGTCCGCGTGGCACTGTGCTGGTCACCGGGGGGACCGGGGCGCTCGGGGCGCATGTCGCCCGGTGGCTCGCCGGGAATGGGGCCGAGCATCTGGTGCTCACCAGTCGTCAGGGGCGTGACGCGGACGGTGCGGCGGAGTTGGAGGCCGAACTGCTCGCGGGCGGCGCCAAGGTGACCGTTGCCGCCTGTGATGTGGCCGACCGTGATGCTCTGGCGGAGCTGCTGCGGCAACTGGCCGATGAGGGCGCGCCGGTTCGGGCGGTGGTGCATACCGCAGGGGTGCCGCATTCCGGTGTTCCGTTGACCGAGCTGACCTCGGACGAGCTGGACGCGGTCGTCTCGGCCAAGGTCGGCGGTGCGGCGAATCTGCATGCCCTGTTGGGCGGCGAACCCCTCGACGCCTTCGTGCTGTTCTCGTCCATCGCGGCCGTCTGGGGCAGTGGCGGGCAGGCCGCCTATGCGGCGGCCAACGCCTACCTGGACGCCCTGGCCCAGCAGCGTCGGGCGGACGGTCTCGTCGCCACCTCGGTGGCGTGGGGGCCGTGGGCCGGGGGCGGGATGGCTGCGGCGGGTGACATCGAGGCGCAGCTTCGTCGGCGCGGGTTGCCCGCCATGGCGCCGGACGTCGCGATCACCGCGTTGGGCGAGGCGCTGCGGCGGCGGGACGAGGTTGTTGCCGTTGCGGACGTCGACTGGGAGCTGTTCCTGCCCGGGTTCACCGTTGCCAGGGCGAGTTCGCTGTTCGCCGAGTTGCCCGAGGCGGCGCCGGTGGTGGCGGAGTTGGATTCCGGGGAGCCGGAAGTGGTGCGGCGGCTTCGGGAGTTGCCGGCGAGCGAGCATCCGCGTCTGCTGCTTGAGCTGGTGCGGGAGGAGGCCGCGAACGTTCTTGGCCATGCTCGGTCCGGGGCCGTGGAGGCCGATCGCGCGTTCAAGGAGCTCGGCTTCGACTCGCTCACCGCCGTGGAGCTGCGCAACCGCCTCTTCGCGGCTACCGGGCTGAAGCTGCCGGCCACGTTGGTCTTCGACCACGCGACGCCGGTCGCGCTGGCCGAGCATCTGCGGGCCGAACTGGGGGCCGTCGATGACGCCGGTGCTCCCGGGCTCGCCGAACTCGATCGGCTTGAGGCGGCACTGAACACCGTGGCCGACGACGACACCGCGCGGGCGGAGATCACCGACCGGCTGCGCACGCTGCTCGCCAAGTGGGACGTCCCCGTCGAGACGGACGAGGTCGGGCAGCGGATCAAGTCGGCGAGCGACGAGGAGATCTTCGACTTCCTCGGTGAGGAGTTCGGCATCTCGTGA